From Chelatococcus sp. YT9, a single genomic window includes:
- a CDS encoding tape measure protein, with translation MAQVVTNLVVDARGAEVGSAAYVKAMRAAQLAVDRTIDAHNRAQEAQDRATAAMGGQAGSISRSRAEWERLSRSMDPAIRAQRAIQDATLKADMAVRRGIATQQEAARIIDMVRQKHAQVTASTGGVAVANDNMASSFGRVMQAASAAVPGLSRFSGGLAGFGGLAGGVAAVASAVVAAGSAIAVAGDQYTRYGNLLQAAGVAAEQLGDRQQMLVDLALNTRTSLEPTVTLYAGLTRSTQELGKTQAEVARATETINKAFKLGGVSAESAAGAILQLNQAMAAGALRGDELNSVLEGAPPLARLIAKEFNVGIGELKQLGEEGQLSASRVFDAIVKGSEDIDGAFRDSKVTMQDAATNGVTAFSDLAAAMDEVLGISARVAGAMNGVAAEVRNVAAAIRELPNTRELQQLQSLQEGVRHYRENVIPSLEGKRDFASQQDLKRATEQAQEYERALDKAYNSRIRAMGGEIPGVPDPAAQFAREADKRLKDMIGPLPNYDEVTAGATRAVGAVSALAKAQGGLDKAFQDATRNGLKPYDRAVQEAQNGLAERKKIAEDMARSGVAQADVTAYQAKSEALYAKEVANASAAATRGGSSRSGANREAANSYDRLIERIQKQNAEMQIEIAGIGASTEETLKLKTARELERSAIEAKIPLTDKVLRQIDEEAGRHARLKTELDATQRAYEQLQEAQSFLGDQLSSFIEDLISGSGSLEDALKRLADTFLKSGLQALLTGEGPLAGILGTAATNKGEQGGLFGYLMGNDVKLFRDTVAKGTAEGVNKAIGTGGQTSGAAIGNVFGIDGKALMGGVTALASLGAAYGSGMSAGSVGMAGVMGGIAGGAGGLAMASSLASAGISLGGLATASVLGPIGLLAGAGIAIYGNMQQRKQQKEELRRQAQENYEAAKPQVAQLGQTFRGDELGNIQQQIQAGIDKLNELGPVLVNAGHVDELIALQNDYNTFVNRLKDEFRADFSGTIDELRAGLGAQGPFKQASDAVKQFGDSAKSFVADTATAFGEGAWQIQNARDASIDYALSMLDQAKTLTEVQQQIQSINGTAAGLSKVLQDLGMSAEDAANAINQRVGAAMDRLRSAFTEGLERRLNEASDMGYLNEMADQIAQYQRDLKDAAMLGLDRALVDQVFKAEAQAIVNGSQLVGAAFDDLIVKFPQLTGVVRAAAMSVAQLEAAATAQLDANVQEAQSAVDAARAALTAAYQAEASALKDTITRTEGYIKSLKAFRQSLLLDNSLSPLSPEQRLIEAQNRFNEVSQKALAGDTEAIGELEEVSRQYLEEARGFYASSEQYYAIFNQVRSILDATANKAETQLDTAKAQLAALDAQVEGLITVNDSVLSVTEAIAKLQETMVALDKAKANQAAGTGGTGQAGDWQETYVKGLYKEVFNREADTAGLAYWTGLLRNGTFNNATLYEAFLQHKANGAMRLGGIVGAYAGGGMVGNGIFDVDSVLARYAGGGSIALAGGEYVMPANQTRANLPMLEAMRAGRPANDDSAREEIRALRSELQETKAVLRQILSNQSEGFGQVARAMTRNAEAAEENNRQQSLNSNRR, from the coding sequence ATGGCGCAAGTTGTCACCAACCTGGTCGTTGACGCGCGTGGCGCCGAAGTCGGCAGCGCGGCCTACGTGAAGGCCATGCGTGCGGCCCAGCTGGCGGTTGATCGGACGATCGACGCCCACAACCGCGCGCAGGAGGCCCAGGACAGGGCGACCGCCGCGATGGGCGGACAGGCGGGCTCGATCAGCCGCTCGCGCGCGGAATGGGAACGGCTGTCGCGCTCCATGGACCCGGCCATTCGCGCGCAGCGCGCCATCCAGGACGCGACGCTGAAGGCGGATATGGCCGTGCGCCGTGGCATCGCCACGCAGCAGGAAGCAGCCCGCATCATCGACATGGTCCGGCAAAAGCATGCGCAGGTCACGGCGAGCACCGGCGGGGTCGCGGTTGCCAACGACAATATGGCGAGCAGCTTCGGGCGCGTGATGCAGGCCGCGTCGGCGGCGGTGCCCGGGCTTTCCCGCTTCAGCGGCGGGCTCGCCGGCTTCGGCGGCCTGGCGGGCGGGGTGGCGGCGGTGGCGAGCGCTGTCGTCGCGGCGGGCTCGGCGATCGCCGTGGCGGGTGATCAGTACACGCGCTATGGCAACCTGTTGCAAGCCGCCGGTGTTGCCGCCGAGCAGCTTGGCGACCGGCAGCAGATGCTCGTTGATCTCGCATTGAACACGCGCACGTCGCTCGAGCCGACAGTGACGCTCTATGCCGGGCTCACCCGTTCCACGCAAGAATTGGGCAAGACGCAAGCCGAGGTCGCGCGCGCCACCGAGACCATCAACAAGGCCTTCAAGCTTGGCGGCGTGTCGGCGGAATCGGCGGCGGGCGCGATCCTCCAGCTCAACCAGGCCATGGCGGCCGGCGCCCTGCGCGGTGATGAACTGAACAGTGTGCTGGAGGGCGCGCCGCCGCTCGCCCGCCTGATCGCCAAGGAATTCAACGTCGGAATCGGCGAGTTGAAGCAGCTCGGCGAGGAAGGACAGTTGTCCGCGTCCCGCGTTTTCGACGCCATCGTGAAGGGGTCTGAGGACATTGATGGCGCCTTCCGCGACAGCAAGGTGACGATGCAGGATGCTGCCACCAACGGTGTCACGGCCTTTTCCGACCTTGCCGCCGCGATGGACGAGGTGTTGGGGATCTCCGCCCGCGTTGCCGGTGCGATGAACGGTGTGGCGGCCGAAGTGCGGAATGTTGCCGCGGCGATTCGCGAACTACCCAACACGCGCGAGCTTCAGCAGCTCCAGAGCCTTCAGGAGGGCGTCCGCCACTACCGCGAGAACGTCATCCCATCGCTCGAAGGCAAGCGAGATTTCGCAAGCCAGCAAGATCTGAAGCGCGCGACCGAGCAAGCACAGGAATACGAGCGGGCGCTGGATAAGGCTTACAACTCCCGTATTCGGGCCATGGGCGGCGAGATACCAGGCGTCCCCGACCCTGCCGCGCAGTTCGCGCGCGAGGCTGACAAGCGCCTGAAGGACATGATCGGCCCTCTGCCGAACTATGATGAGGTGACTGCCGGTGCTACCCGCGCCGTTGGTGCTGTGTCGGCGCTCGCCAAGGCGCAAGGCGGATTGGACAAGGCCTTCCAGGACGCAACCCGCAACGGCCTGAAGCCGTATGATCGCGCGGTGCAGGAAGCCCAAAATGGCCTTGCCGAGCGCAAGAAGATTGCCGAGGACATGGCACGCTCGGGCGTGGCGCAGGCTGACGTAACCGCCTATCAGGCCAAAAGCGAGGCCCTCTATGCAAAGGAAGTGGCCAACGCCAGCGCGGCGGCGACGCGTGGGGGCAGTTCACGTAGCGGCGCGAACCGGGAGGCGGCAAATTCCTATGACCGGCTGATCGAACGTATCCAGAAACAGAACGCCGAGATGCAGATCGAGATAGCCGGCATCGGCGCGAGCACTGAGGAGACGCTGAAGCTCAAGACGGCGCGCGAGCTGGAGCGCTCCGCGATCGAGGCCAAGATCCCTCTGACGGATAAAGTGCTGCGGCAGATCGACGAGGAGGCTGGCCGGCACGCGCGCCTGAAAACCGAACTCGACGCGACACAGCGCGCCTACGAGCAGTTGCAGGAGGCGCAAAGCTTCCTTGGCGACCAGTTATCCAGCTTCATCGAGGATCTGATCTCCGGGAGCGGCTCGCTCGAGGATGCCTTGAAGCGCCTCGCCGACACCTTCCTGAAGTCCGGCTTGCAGGCCCTCCTCACTGGAGAAGGGCCGCTCGCGGGCATTCTCGGCACGGCCGCCACCAACAAGGGCGAGCAAGGCGGGCTCTTCGGCTACCTCATGGGCAATGACGTCAAGCTGTTCCGCGACACCGTCGCCAAGGGAACGGCCGAGGGCGTGAACAAGGCGATCGGCACGGGCGGCCAGACCTCCGGCGCGGCGATCGGCAATGTCTTCGGGATCGACGGCAAGGCCCTCATGGGCGGCGTGACCGCGCTGGCCTCCCTCGGCGCGGCCTATGGCAGCGGCATGTCGGCCGGATCTGTCGGCATGGCGGGTGTGATGGGCGGAATAGCTGGCGGCGCCGGCGGCTTGGCTATGGCGAGCAGCTTGGCCTCCGCTGGAATTTCACTCGGTGGGCTGGCCACGGCGTCGGTGCTCGGCCCCATCGGTCTCCTGGCCGGCGCCGGCATCGCGATCTATGGCAACATGCAGCAGCGCAAGCAGCAGAAGGAGGAGCTGCGGCGCCAGGCGCAGGAGAATTATGAGGCCGCGAAGCCCCAGGTGGCGCAACTCGGCCAGACATTTCGCGGCGACGAGCTCGGCAACATCCAGCAGCAGATACAGGCCGGCATCGACAAGCTAAATGAGCTTGGCCCGGTGTTGGTCAACGCTGGTCATGTGGATGAGCTGATCGCCCTTCAGAACGATTACAACACCTTCGTCAACCGGCTTAAAGACGAGTTCCGCGCCGACTTCTCCGGCACGATCGACGAGCTGCGCGCCGGCCTCGGTGCTCAGGGTCCGTTCAAGCAGGCCTCCGACGCCGTCAAGCAGTTCGGGGACAGCGCCAAGTCCTTCGTTGCCGACACGGCGACGGCGTTCGGTGAAGGCGCCTGGCAGATACAGAACGCCCGTGATGCCTCGATCGATTATGCCCTGTCGATGCTCGACCAGGCAAAGACGCTCACGGAAGTGCAGCAGCAAATCCAGTCGATCAACGGCACGGCCGCCGGCCTGTCGAAGGTGCTTCAGGATCTCGGCATGTCCGCCGAGGATGCCGCCAACGCCATCAACCAGCGTGTCGGCGCGGCCATGGATCGCCTGCGTTCTGCCTTCACCGAGGGCTTGGAGCGGCGCCTGAATGAGGCGAGCGATATGGGCTATCTCAATGAGATGGCCGATCAGATCGCGCAATATCAGCGGGATCTGAAGGACGCGGCCATGCTCGGCCTCGACCGGGCGCTTGTCGACCAGGTGTTCAAGGCGGAAGCGCAGGCCATTGTCAACGGCTCGCAACTTGTCGGCGCGGCCTTTGACGATCTGATCGTCAAGTTTCCGCAGCTCACGGGCGTGGTGCGTGCGGCGGCCATGTCGGTCGCCCAGTTGGAGGCGGCTGCAACCGCGCAGCTTGACGCCAACGTGCAGGAGGCGCAATCCGCCGTCGACGCGGCTCGTGCTGCCCTGACGGCTGCCTATCAGGCCGAAGCCTCGGCGCTGAAGGACACCATCACGCGGACGGAAGGTTATATCAAATCGCTGAAGGCCTTCCGGCAATCTCTGCTTCTCGACAATTCCCTGTCGCCGCTGTCGCCGGAACAGCGCCTTATCGAGGCGCAGAATCGCTTCAACGAGGTGTCACAGAAAGCCCTTGCGGGCGACACGGAAGCCATCGGCGAGCTCGAGGAGGTCAGCCGGCAATATCTGGAGGAAGCGCGCGGCTTCTATGCCTCATCCGAGCAGTATTACGCGATCTTCAACCAGGTGCGGTCGATCCTCGATGCGACGGCCAACAAGGCCGAAACTCAACTCGATACCGCCAAGGCGCAACTGGCGGCGCTCGACGCGCAGGTTGAGGGCCTGATCACGGTCAACGACAGCGTGCTCTCGGTCACCGAGGCGATCGCCAAGCTGCAGGAAACCATGGTGGCGCTCGACAAGGCCAAGGCCAATCAGGCGGCCGGCACGGGCGGCACCGGGCAAGCCGGCGATTGGCAGGAAACCTATGTGAAGGGCCTGTACAAGGAGGTATTCAACCGCGAGGCGGACACCGCGGGCCTCGCTTATTGGACCGGCCTCCTGCGCAACGGCACCTTCAACAACGCCACGCTCTACGAGGCTTTCCTTCAGCACAAGGCGAACGGTGCCATGCGGCTCGGCGGCATCGTCGGGGCCTATGCCGGCGGTGGCATGGTGGGCAACGGCATCTTTGATGTCGACAGCGTGCTTGCCCGCTATGCCGGCGGCGGCTCGATCGCCTTGGCCGGGGGCGAGTACGTCATGCCTGCGAACCAGACGCGCGCCAATCTCCCCATGCTTGAGGCGATGCGCGCCGGCCGGCCGGCCAATGACGACAGCGCCAGGGAAGAGATCCGGGCCTTGCGGAGCGAGTTGCAGGAAACGAAGGCTGTCCTTCGACAGATTCTCAGCAACCAGTCCGAGGGGTTCGGGCAGGTTGCGCGGGCTATGACGCGAAACGCCGAGGCGGCTGAAGAAAACAACCGCCAGCAGTCTTTGAATAGCAACAGACGCTAG
- a CDS encoding phage antirepressor N-terminal domain-containing protein has product MMNGHDMDRTALGSNTGRRAVPVPFYDAVLLVEPGVSPATTLVAMRPIVEAMGLDWSTQRLKIAEHPVLAPTVGQIPTVAEDGKWRNMTALPLNRIHFWLATVNPKKVPDPEIRERVIRFQEECADTLYDRFFGEHHRVAAPEMPSVVADGARQLLPGHPDFSQAVRLVREARLSRGSSAALAVWRAVGLPWVPELDDAPKLAHDETDSVARFAIEGIERVPGVYTPSHVFARAYIEFCTAHGLEISSQRSYETRFGRMGFPKRKIGGRMVYLGIRPKAQPDTASGGC; this is encoded by the coding sequence ATGATGAATGGTCATGATATGGATCGAACAGCGCTCGGAAGCAATACTGGGCGACGGGCGGTTCCGGTTCCATTCTACGACGCCGTTCTCCTCGTGGAGCCCGGCGTGTCCCCGGCCACAACTCTGGTGGCAATGCGGCCAATCGTTGAGGCCATGGGGCTAGATTGGTCAACACAAAGATTGAAGATTGCCGAACACCCTGTCCTAGCGCCAACTGTGGGGCAGATCCCCACGGTTGCTGAGGATGGGAAGTGGCGCAATATGACCGCTCTCCCGTTGAACCGTATCCACTTCTGGTTAGCGACCGTTAATCCGAAAAAGGTGCCAGATCCTGAGATTCGCGAGCGTGTGATCCGCTTTCAGGAGGAATGCGCCGATACTCTCTATGATCGGTTCTTCGGTGAGCATCATCGTGTCGCTGCGCCGGAAATGCCTTCGGTTGTTGCCGATGGCGCGCGTCAGTTGCTGCCCGGGCATCCCGATTTCAGCCAGGCCGTTCGCCTCGTGCGCGAAGCGCGCCTTAGCCGGGGCTCTTCGGCGGCTCTCGCGGTCTGGCGCGCGGTGGGCTTGCCGTGGGTGCCGGAGCTTGACGACGCTCCGAAGCTCGCTCACGACGAGACGGACTCTGTGGCCCGCTTTGCCATCGAAGGCATCGAGCGTGTGCCGGGCGTCTACACGCCGTCCCATGTCTTCGCGCGCGCCTATATCGAGTTCTGCACGGCCCATGGTTTGGAGATATCCTCGCAACGCTCCTACGAGACTCGGTTTGGCCGCATGGGCTTTCCCAAGCGCAAGATCGGCGGTCGCATGGTCTATCTCGGTATTCGACCGAAGGCCCAACCGGATACGGCATCGGGGGGGTGTTAG
- a CDS encoding helix-turn-helix transcriptional regulator, translating into MVVSSQYGDKTRCNQMLRQHPYGDNFAIMISSAQCRMARAALELTVADLATAAGVAPNTINRFETGKTVPNRSTLAAIQLALEEAGVEFIPENGGGPGVRLRKRGD; encoded by the coding sequence GTGGTTGTTTCATCGCAGTATGGCGATAAAACTAGATGCAATCAGATGTTGCGTCAACACCCATATGGCGATAATTTCGCCATCATGATTTCATCAGCCCAATGCCGAATGGCCCGCGCCGCCCTGGAACTCACTGTAGCCGATCTGGCCACGGCGGCGGGAGTCGCGCCCAATACGATCAATCGGTTTGAAACCGGCAAAACGGTGCCAAACCGCTCGACTCTTGCCGCCATCCAGCTCGCCCTCGAAGAGGCTGGCGTGGAATTCATTCCCGAGAACGGCGGCGGCCCTGGCGTCCGGCTGCGCAAGCGCGGCGATTAA
- a CDS encoding type II toxin-antitoxin system RelE/ParE family toxin, which translates to MIEVRQTAIFSTWFSRLRDRTAKARIAVRIDRLALGNAGDVKPVGAGISELRINYGPGYRVYFTRIGDRVVILLCGGDKSTQDEDIRSAKALASELGE; encoded by the coding sequence ATGATCGAAGTTCGCCAGACAGCCATCTTCAGCACCTGGTTTTCCAGGCTTCGCGACCGCACCGCGAAGGCGCGGATCGCGGTCCGCATCGACCGGCTGGCGCTGGGCAATGCGGGGGATGTGAAGCCGGTCGGCGCCGGCATCAGCGAACTCAGGATCAACTACGGGCCGGGCTACCGGGTCTATTTCACACGCATCGGCGACAGGGTGGTCATCCTGCTCTGCGGCGGCGACAAGAGCACGCAGGACGAGGACATCCGGTCGGCCAAGGCACTCGCCTCCGAACTGGGAGAGTAA
- a CDS encoding addiction module antidote protein, with translation MALETTRWDSSEHLDSEEAIVAYMDAVLEEGDPALVTAALGQIAKARGMTQIARETGLSRESLYRALSAEGRPEFATVMKVMQALGLRLSASPSKAA, from the coding sequence ATGGCGCTTGAAACGACACGCTGGGATTCCAGCGAGCATCTCGACAGCGAAGAGGCGATCGTCGCCTATATGGATGCCGTCCTCGAGGAGGGCGACCCCGCATTGGTGACCGCCGCCCTCGGCCAGATCGCCAAGGCGCGCGGCATGACGCAGATCGCCCGCGAGACCGGCCTGTCCCGCGAGAGCCTCTACCGGGCGCTGAGCGCCGAAGGCCGCCCCGAATTCGCGACGGTCATGAAGGTGATGCAAGCCCTCGGGCTGCGGCTCTCCGCCTCGCCGTCGAAGGCCGCCTGA
- a CDS encoding DUF2806 domain-containing protein, with protein MDDDIDIIPHGLVVTGVVLNKTLLGVPGAVKALAHVVGKTGEAGGTIVQAWGESVAQGIRDKAEGKSIMARALANAAADLGVSDPAMVQRAADTFAAGILKKQVNREAVARVAVEHLNEGDPIDPTSTGPTDDWLNFFDTIAERATSEALRDVLGRILNGEIRKPGSFSLSTIQFMSVLDKDVAVVIENMFQHIAYEDFIPFPNRFDYTDDFRKKSLLSQYGILTDSQNRRFIVPESGILSLPFKSLQIVFKCEPGTTVIIPVVALTRIGQEILPLLSSNTHQSGVIHAAEQIMKMEGVLSADIVAFDSAGGSPTLVKRLQKDK; from the coding sequence ATGGATGACGATATAGATATCATACCGCATGGACTTGTTGTTACCGGCGTGGTGCTGAATAAGACGCTGCTTGGCGTTCCGGGCGCGGTTAAAGCGCTGGCGCATGTCGTCGGAAAAACAGGCGAGGCAGGCGGCACTATCGTTCAGGCCTGGGGTGAAAGTGTTGCTCAGGGCATCAGGGATAAGGCCGAGGGCAAGTCCATCATGGCCCGTGCCCTGGCCAACGCTGCTGCAGATCTCGGCGTGAGTGATCCGGCAATGGTACAGCGAGCCGCGGACACTTTTGCCGCCGGGATCTTGAAAAAGCAGGTCAACCGGGAGGCGGTGGCGCGAGTTGCCGTAGAGCATCTCAACGAAGGGGACCCAATTGACCCGACATCGACGGGCCCGACAGATGATTGGCTGAACTTCTTCGATACCATTGCAGAACGTGCGACCAGTGAAGCACTTAGGGATGTGCTAGGCCGCATTCTGAATGGTGAGATCAGGAAGCCTGGATCATTCTCGCTTTCGACGATTCAGTTCATGTCTGTGCTGGACAAGGACGTGGCAGTTGTAATTGAGAACATGTTCCAACATATTGCTTATGAGGACTTCATACCTTTTCCAAACAGATTTGATTACACTGATGATTTTCGGAAAAAATCTCTTCTTTCTCAATACGGGATACTGACCGATAGTCAGAATAGGCGTTTCATTGTACCTGAAAGTGGGATCCTTAGCCTTCCCTTCAAATCGCTGCAGATCGTTTTTAAATGCGAACCGGGGACTACTGTTATTATTCCTGTGGTCGCTCTTACCCGGATAGGACAAGAAATTCTTCCGTTGCTAAGTTCAAACACCCACCAGTCAGGGGTGATCCATGCGGCCGAGCAAATCATGAAAATGGAAGGCGTGCTATCTGCGGATATTGTCGCTTTCGACTCCGCGGGTGGATCCCCCACGCTTGTCAAGAGATTGCAGAAGGACAAGTAA
- a CDS encoding phage tail tube protein produces MGYQSGRNILVAYKEETSYGELPTSTGAKVFRPNTGGLNLTKGTIQSNENRRDGMTTRARHGQRNLAGSYSGDLSLGSFDDLIAAVFRGTFDAPLALTGLSLTVDDVARTFTRSAGSWIADGVKVGDVVRFGGFVTAANNDRNLRVTGVSATVLTVAEDDLAEVAVAETAVTLDRPKKVIQGLTPRSFAFEEYEADIDGSEVALGVRVGSMQIQLQPNGMAILTFNFAGQDSDVLEGADAPHFTNPVATTSIGLTAVEAVIRLGDEDLVDLTSLDITVDLRAAGTEVVARTTTPDVFTNNATVEGNMTALRKDFTRVKNFLAEDVLSLHLLFAGNEAEPRDFAAFYIGNLTLASASKSELGADGPRTQTIGLNIGKDERGGAYDPTMIKFQTSAV; encoded by the coding sequence ATGGGCTATCAGTCCGGGCGCAATATCCTTGTGGCCTACAAGGAAGAGACGAGTTACGGCGAGCTGCCGACCTCAACCGGCGCGAAAGTCTTCCGCCCTAACACTGGCGGCCTGAACCTCACCAAGGGCACCATCCAATCCAACGAGAACCGCCGCGACGGCATGACCACGCGCGCCCGCCATGGCCAGCGCAACCTCGCCGGCTCCTATTCCGGCGATCTCAGCCTCGGCAGCTTTGACGACCTCATCGCGGCCGTGTTCCGCGGCACCTTCGATGCGCCGCTCGCCCTGACGGGGTTGTCGCTCACCGTCGACGACGTGGCCCGCACATTCACCCGTTCGGCCGGCTCCTGGATCGCCGATGGCGTGAAGGTCGGCGACGTCGTGCGCTTCGGCGGCTTCGTGACCGCCGCGAACAACGACCGAAACCTGCGCGTGACTGGTGTTTCGGCGACCGTCCTGACGGTGGCCGAGGATGACCTCGCCGAGGTCGCCGTTGCTGAGACGGCCGTGACCTTGGATCGCCCGAAGAAGGTCATTCAGGGGCTGACGCCACGGTCCTTCGCCTTCGAGGAATACGAGGCGGATATCGACGGCTCGGAAGTGGCGCTTGGCGTGCGCGTCGGCTCCATGCAGATCCAGCTGCAGCCGAACGGCATGGCGATCCTCACATTCAACTTCGCCGGCCAGGATTCGGATGTGCTCGAGGGCGCGGACGCGCCGCATTTCACCAATCCGGTTGCCACGACCTCGATCGGCCTCACCGCCGTTGAGGCCGTCATTCGGCTCGGCGATGAGGACCTGGTTGATCTCACCAGCCTCGACATCACGGTCGATCTGCGCGCCGCCGGCACGGAAGTTGTCGCCCGCACCACCACGCCAGACGTCTTCACCAACAACGCGACCGTCGAGGGCAACATGACGGCGCTGCGCAAAGACTTCACGCGCGTGAAAAATTTCCTCGCGGAAGACGTGCTGAGCCTGCACCTCCTGTTTGCTGGGAATGAGGCCGAGCCGCGGGACTTCGCGGCCTTCTACATCGGCAACCTCACGCTCGCCTCGGCGTCGAAATCCGAACTCGGCGCGGACGGCCCGCGCACGCAGACCATCGGCCTGAACATCGGCAAGGACGAGCGCGGCGGCGCCTACGATCCCACGATGATCAAGTTTCAGACCTCGGCGGTCTGA
- a CDS encoding phage tail terminator-like protein, with protein MADYAGAVAAIFARLQAQWTATPLAFPNGARPAELDPDTGLLRPWVYAEVIGAGSTIVGAGVPRDHVYVYDGLIKLHVFTPSGTDAAVGFQHAVALGEIFRTQEFYNETSGHCVRSWSPRVDDGGDGDSDGLWFRVTTTIPFEYWHRG; from the coding sequence ATGGCCGACTATGCCGGCGCCGTCGCCGCGATCTTCGCGCGGTTGCAGGCGCAATGGACCGCGACTCCCCTCGCCTTCCCCAACGGCGCCAGGCCGGCCGAGCTTGACCCTGATACCGGGCTGTTGCGGCCGTGGGTTTATGCCGAGGTGATCGGCGCCGGCAGCACCATCGTCGGCGCGGGCGTGCCGCGTGATCACGTCTATGTCTATGACGGCCTGATCAAGCTCCACGTCTTCACACCTTCCGGCACGGATGCCGCGGTCGGCTTCCAGCATGCGGTTGCGCTCGGCGAGATCTTCCGCACGCAGGAATTCTACAACGAGACATCAGGCCACTGCGTGCGCAGCTGGTCGCCCCGTGTGGATGATGGCGGCGATGGTGACAGCGACGGCCTTTGGTTTCGCGTCACCACGACCATTCCTTTCGAGTATTGGCACCGGGGTTGA
- a CDS encoding phage head-tail connector protein — MWCPASVVTPPEGTSPLTLDQAKRQCGIALDNADLDDELERLMMAARDYVEHYCAIYVPTQTVSVKCDGFGDFARVPIAPVQSVTSIAYVDTDGEARMLDPAASELRNDGLTVSIAAPHGVRWPATLPGSRIRIIAVVGFAAVPPAIISAMLLLVRSQHALAGPDANLKKKVVDGVGSREWDMTGAVDGMTRQAIASFLEPFRCWPLS; from the coding sequence ATGTGGTGTCCCGCGTCCGTCGTCACGCCTCCAGAGGGCACGTCACCGCTGACGCTCGACCAGGCAAAGCGCCAGTGCGGCATTGCCCTCGACAATGCCGACCTCGACGATGAGCTTGAACGGCTGATGATGGCAGCGCGCGACTATGTCGAGCACTACTGCGCGATCTATGTGCCGACACAGACCGTTTCCGTGAAATGCGACGGATTCGGCGATTTCGCGCGCGTGCCGATCGCGCCGGTGCAGTCCGTCACCTCGATTGCCTATGTCGATACGGACGGCGAGGCCCGGATGCTCGATCCGGCGGCCTCCGAGCTTCGCAACGACGGTCTCACCGTGTCGATAGCAGCGCCCCATGGGGTGCGGTGGCCAGCCACCCTGCCCGGTTCTCGCATCAGGATCATCGCCGTTGTGGGTTTCGCGGCCGTGCCGCCCGCCATCATTTCCGCGATGCTCCTGCTCGTGCGCTCGCAACATGCACTCGCCGGCCCCGATGCGAACCTGAAAAAGAAGGTCGTTGACGGTGTCGGCTCTCGCGAGTGGGACATGACCGGCGCGGTCGACGGGATGACGCGCCAGGCGATCGCGAGCTTCCTCGAGCCCTTCCGTTGCTGGCCGCTGTCATGA